A part of Sulfurimonas sp. HSL-1716 genomic DNA contains:
- a CDS encoding VTT domain-containing protein, whose product MIALSLFFSAFLAATILPFSSEIALFTAVEGGLDKHTALLAASAGNILAVILNYYLGYFLYEKTKDKLLKSKSGKKAYHVGHNYGYYALLLSWLPIIGDPLTLVAGMVRLNFFYFLVIAASLRVARYVAVLYFS is encoded by the coding sequence TTGATAGCCCTTTCGCTTTTTTTCTCGGCTTTTTTGGCCGCGACCATTCTTCCTTTCTCCTCAGAGATAGCCCTGTTCACGGCGGTCGAGGGAGGATTGGACAAACATACCGCACTTCTTGCGGCATCGGCGGGAAATATTTTAGCCGTCATATTAAATTATTATCTCGGCTACTTCCTCTATGAGAAAACAAAAGACAAACTCTTAAAGAGCAAGAGCGGTAAAAAAGCTTACCATGTAGGACACAATTACGGCTACTACGCCCTTTTACTCTCCTGGCTTCCCATCATCGGTGATCCGCTCACTTTGGTTGCCGGAATGGTGAGACTCAACTTCTTTTATTTTTTGGTTATTGCGGCGAGTTTAAGAGTTGCTAGGTACGTGGCTGTTTTGTATTTTAGTTAA
- a CDS encoding AEC family transporter, giving the protein MSSIIYSILSVYIFIAMGFLAKMSFKEKIDDKTITIINVYFLQVFLTFWGLLLRPVDITLLYAPSVYFVIVLIVLFASVVTARKMFSDQKERSIATVAAIIGNTGNLGIPLNIAIFGEASIPYTTVVNLVNVFVVYTFGVYYYSRGNFDVKTSVKNIVKLPILWAAIIAITLSVNGYRPSETIETMLMMGAYASMTMQLFLFGIYLYGTKVQEISKRLIALVVSVKFIVLPLVAFLVLMQLDLSPMIKGLVFIELMMPLAVANVNLASLYDCSPKVVTALVFMTSVMFLGVVFIATKIITFF; this is encoded by the coding sequence TTGAGTTCTATTATCTATTCTATCCTCAGCGTCTATATCTTCATAGCAATGGGATTTCTTGCAAAGATGAGCTTTAAAGAGAAAATCGACGACAAAACCATTACCATCATCAACGTCTATTTTCTGCAGGTGTTTTTGACTTTCTGGGGTCTGCTGCTTCGCCCCGTGGACATCACTCTGCTTTATGCACCGAGCGTGTACTTTGTCATTGTGCTCATCGTACTTTTTGCATCTGTAGTTACGGCAAGAAAGATGTTTTCTGATCAAAAAGAACGCTCTATCGCTACGGTTGCCGCCATCATAGGCAACACCGGCAATCTCGGGATCCCTCTTAACATCGCTATCTTCGGTGAGGCTTCCATTCCCTACACGACGGTCGTGAACCTCGTAAACGTCTTTGTGGTCTATACGTTTGGAGTTTATTATTATTCGCGCGGAAACTTCGATGTGAAGACTTCGGTAAAGAACATCGTAAAGCTTCCGATCCTCTGGGCGGCCATTATCGCCATTACCCTCAGCGTAAACGGCTACAGACCGAGCGAAACCATAGAGACGATGCTGATGATGGGCGCATACGCCTCTATGACGATGCAGCTCTTTTTGTTCGGCATCTATCTTTACGGCACAAAAGTTCAGGAGATCAGCAAACGGCTCATTGCCCTTGTGGTATCTGTGAAGTTCATCGTCTTACCTCTTGTAGCATTCTTGGTACTTATGCAGCTCGACCTTTCACCGATGATAAAAGGGCTTGTATTCATAGAACTGATGATGCCCCTCGCAGTGGCCAACGTCAATCTCGCTTCGCTTTACGACTGTTCACCGAAGGTCGTGACGGCGTTAGTGTTTATGACTTCGGTTATGTTTCTGGGAGTTGTATTTATTGCTACGAAGATCATTACGTTTTTTTAA
- a CDS encoding methyltransferase, which yields MKSRILVFIQFATIFLMLLPLGGDIKHPYAGIVLILVGLLIGLGALYKNRLGNFNIRPDIKENCVFINDGIYAYIRHPMYSSVLTGMFGVLIAYANIYTAFLYLILFIDLLVKMFYEESLWHCKDERYDAYAKNTYRLVPYIF from the coding sequence ATGAAAAGCCGTATCTTAGTATTTATCCAGTTTGCCACAATATTTTTGATGCTGCTGCCTCTTGGCGGTGACATCAAGCATCCGTACGCTGGGATCGTGTTGATCCTCGTCGGGCTTCTCATCGGTCTTGGGGCTTTGTACAAAAACAGGCTCGGCAATTTCAATATAAGGCCCGATATAAAAGAGAACTGCGTATTTATAAACGACGGCATATATGCTTACATAAGGCACCCGATGTATTCATCGGTATTGACGGGTATGTTCGGCGTCCTCATAGCGTATGCCAACATCTACACTGCATTTTTGTACTTGATACTTTTCATCGATCTTCTCGTAAAAATGTTTTACGAAGAATCTTTATGGCACTGCAAAGATGAAAGATATGATGCCTATGCCAAAAACACCTACCGCCTCGTGCCGTATATTTTTTAA
- a CDS encoding FAD-dependent oxidoreductase encodes MEDVLVIGAGGAGLVAALSAKESGADVKVLTKNYPTRSQTCMAQGGINAALSNAKEDSKESHYENTLKSAHGIADEKMVKKLCDEGVDAVLWLDRIGVPFSRDENGNIAQRRLGGASAPRACYAQDYTGLKILHTLYDQCNANDIEMLSERFLLELIVEDGEVGGAVVLNMKTGETETHHAKSVILATGGYSRLYGKNSTNAVGSTGDGIAAALRAGAKLSDMEFVQFHPTGLKNSSILISESARGEGGHLLNKEGERFTDELAPRDKVSRAIHEEIQKSGEVYIDIRHLGEKFIDHQLPQERKLAKLYENVDPVYDLIPIKPVAHYTMGGIAVDADSQTNIKGLFAVGECANHKVHGANRLGGNSLLELIVFGREAGKNASSFAKQSTHTPAGHQSHDDFLKDVKNSAGSVDFYKKRDELAECFYENVGIKRDEPRLLTALSFVQKLKEQIPLMGVRDTNSVYNTELVEFLEFKNMIEIALSVAAGAIKRKESRGAHFREDMPNEDDAFQTNTIYYKNGDELCIDLMK; translated from the coding sequence ATGGAAGATGTTTTAGTTATCGGAGCTGGAGGTGCAGGTCTTGTAGCCGCGCTGAGCGCCAAAGAATCGGGTGCCGATGTCAAAGTACTGACAAAAAACTACCCTACCCGTTCACAAACCTGCATGGCTCAAGGCGGCATAAATGCGGCTTTGTCCAATGCGAAAGAAGACAGCAAAGAGAGCCATTACGAAAACACGCTCAAATCGGCTCACGGCATCGCGGACGAGAAGATGGTGAAAAAGCTCTGTGACGAAGGCGTCGATGCGGTTTTATGGCTTGACCGCATAGGCGTACCTTTTAGCAGAGATGAAAACGGCAACATCGCTCAACGTCGTCTTGGCGGAGCGAGTGCGCCGCGCGCGTGTTACGCTCAGGATTATACAGGACTCAAAATTCTTCATACACTGTACGATCAGTGCAATGCAAACGACATAGAGATGCTGAGCGAAAGGTTTCTGCTTGAACTCATTGTAGAGGACGGCGAAGTCGGTGGAGCGGTCGTGCTCAATATGAAAACGGGTGAGACAGAGACGCACCACGCAAAAAGCGTGATACTTGCGACCGGCGGATACAGCCGTCTCTACGGTAAAAACTCGACCAATGCCGTCGGTTCTACGGGTGATGGCATAGCGGCGGCATTAAGAGCAGGTGCAAAACTCAGCGATATGGAATTCGTACAGTTTCACCCGACGGGACTCAAAAATTCATCCATCCTTATTTCTGAGAGTGCCAGAGGTGAAGGCGGTCATCTTTTAAACAAAGAGGGCGAGCGTTTCACAGATGAGCTTGCACCGCGGGATAAGGTCAGCCGTGCAATACATGAAGAGATACAAAAAAGCGGTGAGGTTTACATAGATATCCGCCATCTGGGAGAGAAGTTCATAGACCATCAGCTTCCTCAAGAGAGAAAGCTTGCAAAGCTGTATGAAAACGTCGACCCCGTGTATGATCTTATTCCTATAAAACCGGTCGCTCACTATACGATGGGCGGTATTGCGGTGGATGCGGATTCGCAGACGAACATTAAAGGTCTTTTCGCCGTTGGAGAGTGTGCAAACCATAAAGTCCACGGAGCAAACAGGCTTGGCGGAAACTCGCTTTTGGAACTTATCGTCTTTGGACGAGAGGCAGGTAAAAACGCTTCATCTTTTGCAAAGCAGAGTACGCATACTCCAGCAGGACACCAAAGTCATGATGACTTTTTAAAGGATGTGAAAAACTCTGCAGGCAGCGTCGATTTTTATAAAAAAAGAGATGAACTGGCTGAGTGTTTTTATGAAAATGTCGGCATCAAACGTGATGAGCCAAGGCTCTTAACTGCACTCTCTTTTGTTCAAAAGCTAAAAGAGCAGATTCCTTTAATGGGTGTGAGAGATACAAACTCAGTCTATAACACGGAGTTAGTAGAGTTCTTGGAGTTTAAAAACATGATAGAGATCGCTCTCAGTGTGGCTGCTGGAGCGATAAAGCGTAAAGAGAGCAGAGGCGCACATTTCCGTGAGGATATGCCAAACGAGGATGATGCATTTCAAACAAATACGATTTACTATAAAAACGGAGATGAGCTGTGTATAGATTTAATGAAATAG
- a CDS encoding 2Fe-2S iron-sulfur cluster-binding protein: protein MRVDIKRGDEFVSYDVEQSDITLLEILSHIKTKQDSTLAFSSGCRSSVCGSCAMRVNGKEVLACAYKLQDGDLIEPLRNAPVLRDLVVDMDKAYAFNKVARAWGIPTSDNLHVSVKDAELNELQSDCILCGSCYSACPVYAVNGEFIGPFALTRSWKYAADVRQKDISATIAAVQTNGIYDCTLCNECVLVCPQGIAPKQDIVMLRNKSGMMGYMDPNFASSFGGGLSF from the coding sequence ATGAGAGTTGATATTAAAAGAGGCGATGAATTCGTCAGTTATGATGTCGAACAAAGCGATATTACTCTTCTGGAAATTTTAAGCCATATAAAAACAAAACAGGACAGCACCTTGGCATTTTCATCGGGATGCAGAAGTAGTGTCTGCGGCAGTTGTGCCATGAGGGTAAACGGCAAGGAGGTACTGGCGTGTGCTTATAAACTGCAAGACGGCGATCTTATAGAGCCTCTGAGAAATGCTCCTGTATTACGTGATTTAGTGGTAGATATGGATAAAGCGTATGCATTTAATAAAGTGGCTCGTGCATGGGGTATACCGACTTCGGATAATCTTCATGTAAGCGTTAAAGACGCCGAGTTAAACGAATTGCAAAGCGACTGCATATTGTGCGGATCATGCTACAGCGCCTGTCCTGTGTATGCGGTAAATGGCGAGTTTATCGGTCCTTTTGCATTGACGAGGTCTTGGAAGTATGCAGCCGATGTCAGACAAAAAGATATCTCCGCAACGATCGCGGCAGTGCAGACAAACGGCATCTACGATTGTACGCTTTGCAACGAGTGTGTCTTGGTGTGTCCTCAGGGGATCGCTCCAAAACAGGATATCGTGATGCTGAGAAACAAAAGCGGCATGATGGGATATATGGATCCGAATTTTGCATCAAGTTTCGGAGGCGGATTGTCTTTTTGA
- a CDS encoding YajQ family cyclic di-GMP-binding protein, with product MAAKEHSFDISAKIDMQAFKDAINLVDKEVANRYDFKGTPYEVSYKEKEKALVLVASSDNKLEALYDIVISKLLKRSLSSKVLEEAKIENASGNTRKATYKVVDYIESKEAKKIVAEIKNLKLKVTAAIEGDAIRVKSKQIDDLQKVMKAIRSMEWEAPLVYENMR from the coding sequence ATGGCAGCAAAAGAACACTCTTTTGATATTTCGGCAAAGATCGATATGCAGGCGTTTAAAGATGCCATTAATCTAGTCGATAAAGAGGTTGCGAACAGGTATGACTTTAAAGGCACGCCGTACGAGGTGAGCTACAAAGAGAAAGAGAAGGCGTTAGTCCTTGTGGCTTCTAGCGACAACAAACTCGAAGCGCTTTACGATATCGTGATATCAAAACTTCTAAAACGCTCTCTTTCTTCAAAAGTACTCGAAGAGGCAAAAATAGAAAACGCAAGCGGCAATACGAGAAAAGCGACATACAAGGTGGTCGACTACATAGAGTCAAAAGAGGCCAAAAAGATCGTTGCCGAGATAAAAAACCTAAAACTCAAAGTGACTGCTGCAATAGAGGGTGATGCTATCCGTGTTAAATCCAAACAGATAGACGATCTTCAAAAAGTCATGAAAGCTATACGGTCTATGGAATGGGAAGCTCCCCTGGTTTATGAAAATATGCGTTAG
- a CDS encoding DNA-binding protein: MAKLTIQEAADHFKVSKEAVHNRIRRGTLASIVEHGVKYVIVDDVKKDVKTSAGDDKYYAFLEEQNKTLQEKVERLERNNSSLRDQKEQMLIEERIKIENIYKEKDEQLKSILQTISTKFLAQSMPNDISSVEIIDVSDEGEISLKKYLKSLGLKQKRQEKVIARFKKLASKDDRIIIKENKLFVNPKKYGYSDII, from the coding sequence ATGGCAAAACTTACGATTCAAGAAGCAGCGGACCATTTCAAAGTATCCAAAGAAGCTGTTCATAACCGTATCAGACGCGGAACACTGGCGTCCATAGTAGAACACGGCGTCAAATATGTTATAGTCGATGATGTGAAAAAAGACGTAAAAACATCTGCAGGCGACGACAAGTATTATGCATTTTTGGAAGAGCAGAACAAAACGCTTCAGGAAAAAGTCGAACGTTTGGAAAGAAATAACTCTTCGCTGCGTGATCAAAAAGAACAGATGCTCATAGAGGAGCGCATCAAGATAGAGAACATCTATAAAGAGAAAGACGAACAGCTAAAAAGTATTCTTCAGACGATCTCTACAAAATTTTTGGCGCAGAGCATGCCAAACGATATCTCCAGTGTCGAAATCATTGATGTTTCTGATGAGGGGGAAATATCCCTTAAGAAATATCTAAAATCGCTGGGGCTGAAACAAAAAAGACAGGAAAAAGTGATAGCGCGATTTAAAAAGCTCGCAAGTAAAGATGACAGGATCATCATAAAAGAGAATAAACTTTTTGTAAACCCGAAAAAGTACGGTTACAGCGATATTATTTGA
- the dnaG gene encoding DNA primase: MISNDSIEQLKARLDILDVVGSYIELKKNGANFKAPCPFHDEKSPSFVVSPSKQIYHCFGCGAGGDSIRFVMEYEKLSYPEAIEKLAGQYNFSLRYTDNKNQQKRSPLLDRLNEYYQTLLTHNKEALSYLKDRGIFESSIEKFGIGYAPGSVQTISYIQKNMFTMNEAIEVGVAGHDNGKSFARFIERITFPIQATNGTIVGFGGRTISGHQAKYVNSPQTKLFNKSRLLYAYNFAKESIHKKQQIIITEGYLDVIMLHQTGFTNAVATLGTALTPEHLPLLRKGEPKVVMAYDGDSAGAAAALKAAKLLSTSGFSGGVVLFSGGMDPADMVKNGQIEELNNLFRRPKPFIDFVVDHIIESYDIRDPKAKHSALEEAVGYLKTLPALLQEEYRGKVAQKLGISSSVVNVNTHNLVYSNKKDVRTPQKDMWELSLIKTVLEYPELTDQILDAIDPSILQFHQREFRLAISGQTEAPELMAISVDESIISHKSYDELKAELINFLIKHYNQEYKKIQLKSDMAFEQKAFLIRSIRGKITKLQRGELVAYEG; the protein is encoded by the coding sequence ATGATATCCAATGACTCAATAGAGCAGTTAAAGGCCAGACTCGACATTCTTGACGTCGTCGGATCCTACATAGAACTGAAAAAAAATGGCGCAAACTTCAAAGCGCCATGTCCTTTTCATGATGAAAAATCGCCGAGTTTCGTCGTAAGTCCTTCGAAACAGATATACCACTGTTTCGGGTGCGGCGCGGGAGGCGACAGTATCCGTTTTGTGATGGAATATGAAAAGCTGAGCTATCCCGAAGCCATAGAGAAACTCGCCGGTCAGTACAACTTTTCTCTTCGTTATACGGATAACAAAAACCAGCAGAAACGCTCACCGCTTCTCGATAGGCTAAATGAGTACTACCAGACGCTTTTGACCCATAATAAAGAAGCGCTGTCATATTTGAAAGATCGCGGTATATTTGAATCAAGTATAGAAAAATTCGGTATCGGGTATGCACCGGGCTCGGTACAGACGATTTCATATATACAAAAAAATATGTTTACGATGAACGAAGCCATCGAGGTCGGTGTGGCAGGACATGACAACGGCAAGAGCTTTGCGAGGTTCATAGAGCGCATAACTTTTCCTATTCAGGCGACAAACGGTACCATCGTCGGTTTTGGCGGACGTACGATCTCGGGGCATCAGGCAAAGTACGTTAACTCTCCACAAACGAAGCTTTTTAATAAATCGAGGCTTTTGTATGCTTATAACTTTGCAAAAGAAAGCATCCATAAAAAACAGCAGATCATCATAACAGAGGGTTATCTCGATGTTATCATGCTGCATCAGACGGGATTTACCAATGCCGTGGCGACACTCGGAACGGCGCTTACACCAGAACATCTTCCGCTGCTGAGAAAAGGTGAACCTAAAGTGGTGATGGCATATGACGGAGACAGTGCGGGAGCCGCCGCCGCCCTAAAAGCGGCAAAGCTTTTAAGCACTTCCGGCTTTAGCGGCGGGGTAGTGCTCTTTAGCGGCGGTATGGACCCTGCGGATATGGTAAAAAACGGTCAGATAGAGGAGCTGAACAATCTGTTCAGACGTCCAAAACCGTTCATAGATTTTGTCGTGGACCATATTATCGAAAGTTACGATATCAGAGATCCAAAAGCAAAACACAGCGCACTCGAAGAGGCGGTAGGATATCTAAAGACGCTTCCTGCGCTGCTTCAAGAGGAGTATCGCGGCAAAGTTGCCCAAAAGCTCGGCATAAGCTCGTCGGTCGTGAACGTCAATACGCACAATCTTGTTTATTCGAACAAAAAAGATGTGCGTACGCCGCAAAAAGATATGTGGGAACTCTCGCTTATCAAGACGGTTTTGGAATACCCGGAACTGACAGATCAGATACTCGATGCCATCGATCCTTCGATCCTGCAGTTTCATCAAAGGGAGTTTCGGCTTGCTATCTCGGGTCAAACAGAAGCACCGGAGCTGATGGCTATCTCCGTGGACGAGAGTATAATCTCTCATAAAAGCTATGATGAACTAAAAGCAGAACTTATCAATTTTTTAATCAAACATTATAATCAGGAGTATAAAAAAATACAACTGAAGTCGGATATGGCATTTGAGCAAAAAGCCTTTTTGATACGCTCTATTCGTGGTAAAATTACAAAATTACAAAGAGGTGAACTAGTCGCTTACGAGGGGTGA
- a CDS encoding argininosuccinate synthase domain-containing protein, which translates to MSKTKAIALFSGGLDSILAIKLIIDQGIDVIACNINTGFGATKDRYEHMKNLCDQVGAELRIIDIQSEYLQDVLFSPKYGYGKHFNPCIDCHSKMFEVAKRIMSDVGASFLISGEVLGQRPMSQNKDALQTVLNESNCDGLLLRPMSAKLLAPTIAEQEGLVEREKLEAIMGRSRDRQFELVEKFGLKDFESPGGGCLLTDENFAKKIRDFIAYDTFAIKDIPVLKYGRHLRLLDGSKLVVGRNKEENEKLQEIDNDKFIHLRTVGIPGPHSLLSKSATPKDRELAARIVLTYCKTKADEKYVVSFDNEEAEFSPLASREEIKPFTIL; encoded by the coding sequence ATGTCAAAAACAAAAGCGATCGCACTCTTTAGCGGCGGTCTGGATTCCATACTCGCTATCAAGCTCATTATCGATCAGGGTATAGATGTTATCGCGTGTAACATCAACACGGGTTTCGGTGCTACGAAAGACAGGTATGAACATATGAAAAACCTGTGTGATCAAGTGGGAGCGGAGCTTCGTATCATCGATATCCAAAGCGAGTATCTGCAAGATGTTCTTTTCAGCCCGAAATACGGTTACGGCAAACATTTCAATCCCTGCATAGACTGTCATTCAAAGATGTTTGAGGTGGCAAAACGGATCATGTCCGATGTGGGAGCGAGCTTTCTCATCAGCGGCGAGGTTCTGGGACAGCGTCCGATGAGTCAGAACAAAGACGCGCTGCAGACCGTTTTAAACGAAAGCAACTGCGACGGGCTTCTTCTGCGTCCGATGTCTGCAAAACTTTTGGCACCGACGATCGCCGAGCAAGAGGGGCTGGTTGAGAGAGAAAAGCTCGAAGCGATCATGGGAAGAAGCCGCGACAGACAGTTCGAGCTGGTGGAGAAGTTTGGCTTGAAAGACTTTGAAAGTCCCGGCGGCGGATGTCTGCTCACGGACGAAAATTTTGCAAAAAAGATAAGGGATTTTATCGCTTACGATACGTTTGCGATAAAAGACATCCCTGTTTTAAAATACGGCCGCCATCTTCGTCTGCTCGACGGATCAAAGCTCGTAGTAGGACGCAATAAAGAGGAGAATGAAAAACTTCAGGAGATAGATAACGATAAATTTATACATCTAAGAACCGTCGGCATACCGGGGCCGCACTCTCTGCTTTCTAAATCCGCTACGCCAAAAGATAGAGAACTGGCGGCAAGAATCGTGCTTACATACTGTAAAACAAAAGCGGATGAGAAATATGTCGTCTCTTTTGACAACGAAGAAGCGGAGTTCTCTCCTTTGGCTTCAAGAGAGGAGATAAAGCCTTTTACTATTTTATAA
- a CDS encoding TIGR03545 family protein encodes MKFIIKLFKALNSGQTPWQVTLAIVLGMIMGLTPISGIQTVVIFFLALLLNIHFGLFLISAAFFAGVGYIFDPLFESFGYWLLNAAALKGLWTSMYNSGIMRLTYFNNTIVLGSFAAAAILALPLYIVLNRIILTSRDKISAFLDRYPLLAKLGILKKSEKKDSAFRILGVGVFAGLGALVTVTAMFVIDPVIKLSLEKGISKATGKDVLIKSVKTSFSDASLHVNGLEVQNNDGKTNSVSIADIIADLDFNALLLHKKHMELVQMTGIGFDTPSSNPKHLATKEQTAKKLSKTESAFKMPDIKLPTPKEVLANADLKSVKVYDKAQKEIGEIKAKWEKISKEQFGADALEGYKKDLDAIKSASSSKDPAELLKLKDKIAEFKKKIDADKAKLASIKKDFAKDQAHIKALMAEVKNAPADDYKNLKSTYSLDGNGAINVVGAVFGDRVKHYIAMAKRYYALAAPYMKTEKKIEPPKPPRGEGRWIKFKENTPSPDIYVAKVELGGKFKTQSFTGVINDITDDQKLLGKVTTFKVTSDGDVVQKFALNGKDDRLGKEAHESVVFSAKNIASNDLALSSLSIKKSNIALEGKADIYDLSKLQLASSFNFKNAVISLEGLDKKYADIVNDTLSSVKNFHVKTDATGSLETPAVHVSTDLDKKISEALNGVFAKEAKKYEAQLKTMLNDKMKDQLKGLGGTASGLPDINSLVGSQSGALDGLLSQSSGLGKGSSGSMLKGLLPF; translated from the coding sequence ATGAAGTTTATAATCAAGCTGTTCAAAGCGTTAAATTCAGGACAGACTCCTTGGCAGGTAACATTGGCGATAGTTTTGGGTATGATCATGGGACTGACCCCCATAAGCGGGATACAGACCGTAGTGATTTTCTTCTTGGCACTGCTGCTTAACATCCATTTCGGGCTGTTTTTGATCTCGGCCGCATTTTTTGCAGGTGTGGGGTATATCTTTGATCCTCTCTTTGAATCTTTCGGCTATTGGCTTTTAAACGCAGCGGCTTTAAAGGGCTTGTGGACATCGATGTATAACAGCGGCATTATGCGTCTGACATATTTTAATAACACCATAGTTTTGGGCTCGTTTGCAGCAGCTGCGATATTGGCGCTTCCTCTATATATAGTCCTAAACAGGATTATTCTTACCTCTCGCGACAAGATAAGCGCATTTCTGGACAGATATCCGCTTTTGGCAAAACTCGGTATCTTGAAAAAAAGCGAGAAGAAAGATTCTGCTTTTCGCATCTTGGGTGTGGGTGTGTTTGCTGGACTCGGAGCCTTGGTTACAGTCACAGCAATGTTCGTTATAGACCCTGTTATAAAACTTTCACTTGAAAAAGGGATTTCAAAAGCCACGGGAAAAGATGTTCTTATTAAAAGCGTGAAGACAAGTTTTAGCGATGCTTCTTTACATGTAAACGGTCTTGAAGTCCAAAATAACGACGGGAAGACGAACAGCGTAAGTATCGCCGATATCATCGCCGATCTTGATTTTAATGCACTGCTTTTGCATAAAAAGCATATGGAATTGGTACAGATGACGGGCATCGGTTTCGATACGCCGAGTTCAAATCCAAAACACCTCGCCACAAAAGAACAAACGGCAAAAAAACTTTCAAAAACAGAATCGGCTTTTAAGATGCCCGATATTAAACTCCCTACTCCAAAAGAGGTATTGGCAAACGCTGATCTTAAATCCGTAAAAGTCTACGACAAGGCTCAAAAGGAGATAGGGGAGATAAAAGCGAAATGGGAAAAGATCTCAAAAGAGCAGTTCGGTGCCGATGCGCTTGAAGGTTATAAAAAAGATCTCGATGCCATCAAATCGGCTTCTTCATCAAAAGATCCGGCAGAGCTTTTGAAGCTCAAAGATAAAATAGCGGAGTTTAAAAAGAAAATAGATGCAGACAAAGCAAAGCTGGCATCTATCAAAAAGGACTTCGCAAAAGATCAGGCGCACATCAAAGCACTGATGGCTGAGGTGAAAAACGCTCCGGCTGATGATTATAAAAACCTCAAAAGCACTTATTCGCTTGACGGCAACGGTGCGATCAACGTCGTGGGAGCGGTATTCGGCGACAGGGTAAAACACTATATAGCGATGGCGAAAAGATACTATGCGCTGGCGGCACCTTACATGAAAACCGAGAAGAAGATCGAGCCTCCAAAACCTCCGCGCGGAGAGGGAAGGTGGATCAAGTTCAAAGAGAACACTCCTTCACCTGATATCTACGTAGCAAAAGTCGAACTCGGCGGAAAGTTTAAAACGCAGAGTTTTACGGGTGTTATCAACGATATAACGGATGATCAAAAGCTTTTAGGCAAGGTCACCACGTTTAAAGTGACAAGTGACGGTGATGTCGTTCAGAAGTTCGCATTGAACGGTAAAGACGACAGACTGGGAAAAGAAGCACATGAAAGTGTCGTATTCAGTGCAAAAAACATCGCTTCAAACGATCTTGCCCTCTCATCGCTCAGCATCAAAAAGAGCAACATCGCCCTTGAAGGTAAAGCAGATATTTATGACCTCTCGAAATTGCAGTTAGCGAGCAGTTTTAATTTTAAAAATGCCGTTATCTCTCTTGAGGGTCTTGATAAAAAATATGCCGATATCGTAAACGATACGCTTTCAAGTGTAAAAAACTTTCATGTAAAAACGGATGCGACGGGAAGTTTGGAGACTCCCGCAGTACATGTAAGCACTGACTTGGATAAAAAGATATCGGAAGCGTTAAACGGTGTCTTTGCCAAAGAGGCGAAAAAATATGAAGCACAACTTAAAACGATGTTAAACGATAAGATGAAAGATCAGCTAAAAGGCTTAGGCGGAACTGCATCGGGACTGCCTGATATCAATTCGCTTGTAGGTTCGCAAAGCGGAGCTCTTGACGGACTTCTCTCACAGTCAAGCGGTCTTGGCAAAGGTTCTTCGGGAAGTATGTTAAAAGGATTGCTTCCGTTTTAA